One Brassica napus cultivar Da-Ae chromosome C2, Da-Ae, whole genome shotgun sequence DNA window includes the following coding sequences:
- the LOC106347686 gene encoding protein PXR1-like isoform X1 → MAFCNKLSRLVRHQSETTSSIITSLRSFSSEAATHHRYHQETHSFLEPERYINSWEPPKDPRDAERMLAQLRRDYAKKVSLYRKDYLHEIEMLRVEKQRKDEARLVAERAANEERRRLKAVAAKVRAEERKVFEEEFRRTLMKEREEKLEFWRMTGLKREEKKKDKKKLLHEQSSLWIEPKELEKKITEALVESTTL, encoded by the exons ATGGCTTTCTGCAATAAGCTAAGCCGCCTCGTAAGGCACCAGAGCGAGACCACCTCCTCCATCATTACCTCTCTCAGGTCCTTCTCTTCGGAAGCCGCCACTCACCACAGGTACCACCAGGAGACGCACAGTTTCCTCGAGCCGGAGAGGTACATCAACAGCTGGGAGCCGCCTAAAGATCCCAGAGACGCTGAGAGGATGCTCGCGCAGCTTAGGAGGGACTACGCCAAGAAAGTGAGTCTGTATCGTAAAGACTACCTTCACGAGATTGAGATGCTTAGGGTGGAGAAGCAGCGTAAGGACGAGGCTAGGCTGGTGGCTGAGCGTGCTGCTAATGAAGAGAGGCGGCGGTTGAAAGCTGTGGCTGCTAAGGTTAGAGCTGAGGAGCGGAAGGTCTTCGAGGAAGAGTTCAGGAGAACCCTG ATGAAAGAAAGAGAGGAGAAGCTGGAGTTCTGGAGAATGACGGGACTAAAgagggaagagaagaagaaagataaaaagaagctATTGCACGAGCAAAGTTCATTGTGGATCGAACCAAAGGAACTGGAGAAGAAGATTACGGAAGCTCTGGTTGAGTCCACTACTCTCTAA
- the LOC106347686 gene encoding uncharacterized protein LOC106347686 isoform X2, which yields MAFCNKLSRLVRHQSETTSSIITSLRSFSSEAATHHRYHQETHSFLEPERYINSWEPPKDPRDAERMLAQLRRDYAKKVSLYRKDYLHEIEMLRVEKQRKDEARLVAERAANEERRRLKAVAAKVRAEERKVFEEEFRRTLLCFRCLI from the exons ATGGCTTTCTGCAATAAGCTAAGCCGCCTCGTAAGGCACCAGAGCGAGACCACCTCCTCCATCATTACCTCTCTCAGGTCCTTCTCTTCGGAAGCCGCCACTCACCACAGGTACCACCAGGAGACGCACAGTTTCCTCGAGCCGGAGAGGTACATCAACAGCTGGGAGCCGCCTAAAGATCCCAGAGACGCTGAGAGGATGCTCGCGCAGCTTAGGAGGGACTACGCCAAGAAAGTGAGTCTGTATCGTAAAGACTACCTTCACGAGATTGAGATGCTTAGGGTGGAGAAGCAGCGTAAGGACGAGGCTAGGCTGGTGGCTGAGCGTGCTGCTAATGAAGAGAGGCGGCGGTTGAAAGCTGTGGCTGCTAAGGTTAGAGCTGAGGAGCGGAAGGTCTTCGAGGAAGAGTTCAGGAGAACCCTG TTATGCTTCAGGTGTCTTATTTAA
- the LOC106347677 gene encoding probable polygalacturonase: MPVALVLLLALSCLIQSHGAGNVCDLGRRPNTRPHSVSILEFGAVGDGKTLNTIAFQNAVFYLKSFADKGGAQLYVPPGRWLTGSFNLTSHLTLFLEKDAVILASQDPLHWQVVDPLPSYGRGIDLPGRRYMSLINGYMLHDVVVTGDNGTIDGQGLLWWDRFNSHSLKHSRPHLVEFVSSENVIVSNLTFLNAPAYTIHSVYCSHVYINKVTATTSPESPYTIGIVPDSSDNVCIQDSSINMGYDAISLKSGWDEYGISYARPTANVQIQNVYLQAASGSSISFGSEMSGGISDVMVRDAHIRNSVSGVAFRTTKGRGGYMKEIDVSNINMVNVGTAFLANGSFGTHPDSGFDANAYPLVSHIMLHDIVGENISIAGEFFGTKESPFTSVLLSNISLSMSSDSPDDDDSWRCSYVEGSSESVVPEPCFELKSFESSYGRAVAL, encoded by the exons ATGCCA GTGGCATTAGTTTTGCTGCTGGCATTGAGCTGTCTGATTCAGAGTCACGGCGCCGGAAACGTATGCGATCTTGGTCGGAGACCCAACACGAGACCACACAGTGTCTCGATTCTGGAGTTTGGTGCTGTGGGAGATGGGAAAACGTTGAACACAATTGCGTTTCAGAACGCTGTCTTCTATCTAAAGTCTTTTGCTGATAAAGGTGGTGCTCAGCTTTATGTTCCTCCTGGACGGTGGCTCACCGGAAGTTTCAATCTCACCAGTCATCTCACTCTCTTTCTTGAAAAAGACGCCGTCATTCTCGCCTCCCAG GATCCATTGCATTGGCAAGTTGTGGATCCGTTACCATCATATGGACGAGGCATTGATCTACCTGGGAGGAGATACATGAGTTTAATAAACGGCTATATGCTGCATGATGTAGTAGTGACAG GTGATAACGGTACTATAGATGGGCAAGGCCTGCTTTGGTGGGATCGGTTTAATTCTCATTCTTTGAAGCACAGTAGACCGCATCTCGTCGAGTTTGTCTCTTCTGAAAATGTCATTGTCTCAAATCTTACGTTCTTGAATGCTCCTGCTTATACTATCCACTCGGTTTATTGTAG CCATGTGTACATAAATAAAGTAACAGCTACTACTTCTCCAGAATCTCCTTATACCATCGGCATTGTCCCCG ATTCTTCTGATAATGTGTGCATCCAAGATTCTAGCATCAACATGGGCTATGATGCCATCTCCCTAAAAAGTGGTTGGGACGAATACGGTATATCCTATGCAAGACCTACTGCAAATGTCCAGATACAAAACGTTTACCTCCAAGCAGCTTCTGGTTCCTCCATTTCCTTTGGAAGTGAAATGTCTGGTGGCATATCTGACGTCATGGTCCGAGATGCTCACATACGCAACTCGGTATCCGGAGTTGCCTTTAGAACAACAAAAGGAAGAGGAGGTTACATGAAAGAGATTGATGTTTCAAACATCAACATGGTCAACGTTGGTACTGCGTTTCTAGCAAATGGTAGCTTTGGAACTCACCCGGACTCTGGTTTCGATGCAAATGCTTACCCGCTAGTGAGTCACATCATGTTACATGACATTGTTGGAGAGAACATAAGTATAGCAGGAGAGTTTTTTGGAACTAAAGAGTCTCCTTTCACCTCGGTTTTGCTATCGAATATCTCTCTGTCAATGAGCTCGGATTctcctgatgatgatgattcttggcGATGCTCGTATGTGGAGGGTTCTTCAGAATCAGTGGTTCCTGAACCGTGCTTTGAGCTGAAGAGTTTTGAAAGTTCATACGGCAGAGCTGTGGCCTTATGA
- the BNAC02G38950D gene encoding uncharacterized protein BNAC02G38950D isoform X1 yields the protein MSSSGGVSIARTAIRGENRFYNPPPMRRMQQEAQLQQQLRERQQREGEVDKEPKATQPPPRTRKSHGKSKNRVVSTGSEVSLGSSESSGSGRVQREGSNLDRFLEHTTPLVPARFLPMRSRRELKTGESESNSYFVLEDLWESFAEWSAYGAGVPLHMDGSDSTVQYYVPYLSGIQLYVLDPSNKPRNIVEDNERSSHSNSGKTLQSEVDLSVSELNRVSLGDQPGETETSNPQERLLFEYLEYEPPFGREPLANKISDLASRFPELMTYKSCDLSPSSWVSVSWYPIYRIPVGATLQNLDACFLTFHSLSTPPPPLKAGALEPSVKLPLPTFGLASYKLKLSVWNQNRAQEWHKISSLQDAADKWLKCLQVNHPDYKFFTSNITQTR from the exons ATGTCGAGTTCCGGAGGAGTTTCAATTGCAAGAACAGCGATCCGCGGTGAGAATCGGTTCTACAACCCGCCACCCATGAGGAGGATGCAGCAAGAGGCCCAATTGCAGCAGCAGTTGAGGGAGAGGCAGCAACGAGAAGGAGAAGTGGATAAGGAGCCTAAGGCTACGCAGCCGCCGCCTCGGACGAGGAAAAGTCATGGGAAGAGCAAGAATCGGGTTGTTTCCACCGGGTCTGAAGTATCCCTAGGCTCATCTGAGTCTTCCGGGTCGGGTCGGGTTCAGAGAGAAGGGTCAAACTTGGATCGGTTCTTGGAGCACACCACTCCCCTTGTCCCTGCCAGGTTTCTTCCTATG AGAAGCAGAAGGGAACTTAAAACCGGTGAATCGGAGAGCAATTCATATTTTGTTCTTGAGGATCTGTGGGAGTCGTTTGCAGAGTGGAGTGCGTACGGTGCTGGTGTTCCTCTCCATATGGATGGGAGCGACTCCACCGTGCAGTACTATGTGCCTTACTTATCCGGCATTCAATTGTATGTACTAGACCCATCTAACAAACCCAG AAATATAGTTGAAGATAATGAAAGAAGCAGCCACAGTAATAGTGGTAAGACTCTGCAGAGTGAGGTGGACTTGAGTGTCAGCGAACTGAACAGAGTTAGCCTCGGAGATCAACCTGGAGAGACTGAGACCAGCAATCCTCAAGAACGGTTACTATTCGAGTACTTGGAGTATGAACCTCCCTTTGGCCGTGAACCTCTCGCTAACAAA ATATCAGATCTGGCTTCAAGATTTCCTGAGCTAATGACATACAAGAGCTGTGACCTTTCTCCATCAAGTTGGGTCTCTGTGTCATG GTATCCGATATACAGAATACCAGTTGGTGCAACACTACAGAACCTTGATGCCTGCTTTCTAACTTTCCACTCTCTCTCAACACCCCCACCTCCTCTAA AAGCAGGTGCCTTGGAGCCATCCGTTAAGCTACCGTTGCCTACTTTTGGACTCGCATCCTATAAGCTCAAACTATCTGTGTGGAACCAAAACAGAGCTCAAGAGTGGCACAAGATATCTTCTTTGCAAGACGCTGCAGACAAATGGCTTAAGTGTCTGCAAGTTAATCATCCGGACTACAAATTCTTTACCTCTAACATCACACAAACGAGGTGA
- the BNAC02G38950D gene encoding uncharacterized protein BNAC02G38950D isoform X2, producing the protein MSSSGGVSIARTAIRGENRFYNPPPMRRMQQEAQLQQQLRERQQREGEVDKEPKATQPPPRTRKSHGKSKNRVVSTGSEVSLGSSESSGSGRVQREGSNLDRFLEHTTPLVPARFLPMRSRRELKTGESESNSYFVLEDLWESFAEWSAYGAGVPLHMDGSDSTVQYYVPYLSGIQLYVLDPSNKPRNIVEDNERSSHSNSGKTLQSEVDLSVSELNRVSLGDQPGETETSNPQERLLFEYLEYEPPFGREPLANKISDLASRFPELMTYKSCDLSPSSWVSVSWYPIYRIPVGATLQNLDACFLTFHSLSTPPPPLSALEPSVKLPLPTFGLASYKLKLSVWNQNRAQEWHKISSLQDAADKWLKCLQVNHPDYKFFTSNITQTR; encoded by the exons ATGTCGAGTTCCGGAGGAGTTTCAATTGCAAGAACAGCGATCCGCGGTGAGAATCGGTTCTACAACCCGCCACCCATGAGGAGGATGCAGCAAGAGGCCCAATTGCAGCAGCAGTTGAGGGAGAGGCAGCAACGAGAAGGAGAAGTGGATAAGGAGCCTAAGGCTACGCAGCCGCCGCCTCGGACGAGGAAAAGTCATGGGAAGAGCAAGAATCGGGTTGTTTCCACCGGGTCTGAAGTATCCCTAGGCTCATCTGAGTCTTCCGGGTCGGGTCGGGTTCAGAGAGAAGGGTCAAACTTGGATCGGTTCTTGGAGCACACCACTCCCCTTGTCCCTGCCAGGTTTCTTCCTATG AGAAGCAGAAGGGAACTTAAAACCGGTGAATCGGAGAGCAATTCATATTTTGTTCTTGAGGATCTGTGGGAGTCGTTTGCAGAGTGGAGTGCGTACGGTGCTGGTGTTCCTCTCCATATGGATGGGAGCGACTCCACCGTGCAGTACTATGTGCCTTACTTATCCGGCATTCAATTGTATGTACTAGACCCATCTAACAAACCCAG AAATATAGTTGAAGATAATGAAAGAAGCAGCCACAGTAATAGTGGTAAGACTCTGCAGAGTGAGGTGGACTTGAGTGTCAGCGAACTGAACAGAGTTAGCCTCGGAGATCAACCTGGAGAGACTGAGACCAGCAATCCTCAAGAACGGTTACTATTCGAGTACTTGGAGTATGAACCTCCCTTTGGCCGTGAACCTCTCGCTAACAAA ATATCAGATCTGGCTTCAAGATTTCCTGAGCTAATGACATACAAGAGCTGTGACCTTTCTCCATCAAGTTGGGTCTCTGTGTCATG GTATCCGATATACAGAATACCAGTTGGTGCAACACTACAGAACCTTGATGCCTGCTTTCTAACTTTCCACTCTCTCTCAACACCCCCACCTCCTCTAA GTGCCTTGGAGCCATCCGTTAAGCTACCGTTGCCTACTTTTGGACTCGCATCCTATAAGCTCAAACTATCTGTGTGGAACCAAAACAGAGCTCAAGAGTGGCACAAGATATCTTCTTTGCAAGACGCTGCAGACAAATGGCTTAAGTGTCTGCAAGTTAATCATCCGGACTACAAATTCTTTACCTCTAACATCACACAAACGAGGTGA